The sequence tatatttgttgGTACTACAATAGAATTATAGTTaatatatagtatatatattatttcatatgaatgtttatatatatgtttttagATTAATTTAGTTTATATTTTTCGTTTTTCCTTTGTTGTTTATACgtattgaaaaaaaaaaagaagaaagaaagaaaaacataattctcattcatataaatttttattctaAATAGTTAATCTTTTGGGATTTTTCATCCTTTctgtaaatatttttttatgttctttaaataaatcaaTTTTTAATGTACTGTAATAATctataaatgaatatataaaatttttgaTTTCATTAATTGTTGCTCCATCTTTAACTAAACTATAAATATGAAGTGTATGTTCCATATCTGTAAATGATAATTCAACTCCAATATCATGAATTGATTTATACCATATACGATATTTAGTTCCTACACTTATAGGTTCCCTATCTGGAAAATGATGATAGCGTTGATATTCATATGTAAGTAAATAATCTTCTATATAAAGAGCTAATTCTTTTATCATATCATGAAATCCTTCTTTAGATATACCCAAAGCATGATTCCATATGTTATGAAGATCTTCATCAGATGTACgttcttttaaattatataatacattatGTATATCTTCAAGCATTATTTGTTTtgatatatcattataatttatattatt is a genomic window of Plasmodium gaboni strain SY75 chromosome Unknown, whole genome shotgun sequence containing:
- a CDS encoding exported protein (PHISTa), which produces MLKNNKDEKNNNIPISLQCNNINYNDISKQIMLEDIHNVLYNLKERTSDEDLHNIWNHALGISKEGFHDMIKELALYIEDYLLTYEYQRYHHFPDREPISVGTKYRIWYKSIHDIGVELSFTDMEHTLHIYSLVKDGATINEIKNFIYSFIDYYSTLKIDLFKEHKKIFTERMKNPKRLTI